One stretch of Clavibacter michiganensis DNA includes these proteins:
- a CDS encoding glycosyltransferase, with amino-acid sequence MTAFAGTEQAIARADDEGADLRGRTILVAHPSAELYGSDRVLLESVAGLVAAGARTVVTLPSDGPLVAALTGVGATVQHAPTPVLRKSMLRPRGFAALVGQSVRGLSAGLGLVRRTRPDAVYVNTVTIPLWILVGRLAGRPVLAHVHEAEGSASRTVGTALALPLALATSVVANSRYSVDVLARALPRVARRAEVVYNGVPGPADVVPAREALDGGLRVLYVGRLSDRKGVDVAVDAIVELRDRGVPATLDIVGAVFPGYESYEEQLRTTIRVLDLEERVTLHGFHADVTPFVSAADACVVPSRVDEPFGNTAVEALLAARPVVVSDTSGLREAAGGYESAQLVPPADPAALADALQSIATDWDAYRARAARDRFRAEHRHGPELYRQRIARSVGTMLTPTRRVGSPRPASDR; translated from the coding sequence GTGACCGCGTTCGCCGGCACGGAGCAGGCGATCGCCCGGGCCGACGACGAGGGCGCCGACCTCCGCGGCCGCACGATCCTCGTCGCCCACCCGAGCGCCGAGCTCTACGGATCCGACCGCGTGCTGCTCGAGAGCGTCGCGGGCCTCGTCGCCGCGGGCGCCCGCACGGTCGTGACCCTGCCGTCCGACGGCCCGCTCGTCGCCGCGCTCACGGGCGTCGGCGCGACCGTGCAGCACGCGCCCACGCCCGTGCTCCGGAAGTCGATGCTGCGCCCGCGCGGCTTCGCGGCCCTCGTCGGCCAGTCCGTCCGCGGCCTGTCGGCGGGCCTCGGCCTCGTGCGCCGCACGCGCCCGGACGCCGTGTACGTCAACACCGTCACGATCCCGCTCTGGATCCTCGTCGGCCGCCTCGCCGGCCGCCCGGTCCTCGCCCACGTGCACGAGGCGGAGGGATCCGCGTCGCGCACCGTCGGCACCGCGCTCGCCCTGCCGCTCGCGCTCGCCACGAGCGTGGTCGCGAACAGCCGCTACAGCGTCGACGTGCTCGCGCGCGCCCTCCCGAGGGTCGCGCGCCGCGCCGAGGTCGTCTACAACGGCGTGCCCGGCCCCGCCGACGTCGTGCCCGCGCGCGAGGCGCTCGACGGGGGCCTCCGGGTCCTCTACGTCGGCCGGCTCTCCGACCGCAAGGGCGTGGACGTCGCCGTCGACGCGATCGTCGAGCTCCGCGACCGCGGCGTGCCGGCGACCCTCGACATCGTGGGCGCCGTCTTCCCCGGCTACGAGTCCTACGAGGAGCAGCTGCGCACGACGATCCGCGTGCTCGACCTCGAGGAGCGGGTGACGCTGCACGGCTTCCACGCCGACGTGACCCCGTTCGTGTCCGCCGCCGACGCGTGCGTCGTGCCCTCCCGGGTGGACGAGCCGTTCGGCAACACCGCCGTCGAGGCGCTGCTGGCCGCGCGGCCCGTCGTGGTCAGCGACACCTCCGGCCTCCGCGAGGCCGCGGGCGGGTACGAGTCGGCGCAGCTGGTGCCGCCCGCGGATCCCGCCGCCCTCGCGGACGCCCTCCAGTCCATCGCGACGGACTGGGACGCGTACCGCGCCCGGGCCGCCCGCGACCGCTTCCGCGCCGAGCACCGGCACGGACCCGAGCTCTACCGGCAGCGCATCGCGCGGTCGGTGGGCACGATGCTCACGCCCACGAGGCGCGTCGGCAGCCCCCGACCGGCCAGCGACCGCTGA